Within Halorubrum lacusprofundi ATCC 49239, the genomic segment GAGCGCCCCGCCGGTCGGGGCGGCGAGGAACGCGGACAGCGCCGCGATCGCGCCGGCGACGAGGCTCGCGACGACCGCGAGCGTCGGCGGGCGGGCGTCGCGCTCGCGGTCGTCGGCCGCATCGTGCGACTCGGCGTCGTCGGTTGTCACCTCCCGTCGACTCACCGCGACCACCTCCCGGTGGCCCGCGCGACCGCGACGGGGAAGGACCGGTCTCCCCACTCGGTCGTGCGGATCCCCGCCCCGCGCAGTTCGCGGAGCCGTTCGCGGCGCTCGAACGCGACCAGCCGCGTTCCCGGCGTGTCGCCGGCGGTCACGTCGGGCGAGAGGACGGTGACGAGGTGACCGTGGGCGTCGATCCGGCGCGCGAGCGACGCCGCGGAGTCATCGAGGAGCGGGGTGAAAAAGAGCACCTGCGCGTCGGCCGGAAGCCGCCGGCGGAACCGCCGGAACCACAGCGACTGGTAGAACCCCCCCTCGACCGGCGTCGGCGCCAGCGCGGGGTCGGTCGCCAGCGTCTCGCGCCCGCGGGCGGCGTGCGCCGTGCCGGCTCCCGGCGAGAGCCAGCAGTCGCGCGGACCCAGCGTCGCGATCCCGACCCGGTCCCCGCCGTCGAGCAGCGCGGTGAACGCCTGTCCGGCGGCCTCGACGCTCGCCTCCACGGCGGTGTCGGCGTCGGGCTCGCTCGCGGCGTACGCCGACTCGCGGGCGTCGATCAGGAGCACGACGGTCGCGGCGCGCTCCTCGCGGAGTTCGAGCGTCGCCAGCTCGCCCGTCCGCGCCCGCCGGTTCCAGTCGATCCGCTTGACGGGGTCGCCGCGGCGGTACTCGCGGGTGGCGTGGAACTCGACGCCGGCGCCGCCCACGTCGGTG encodes:
- a CDS encoding DUF58 domain-containing protein produces the protein MSAGTADGDSPDDDAANRGGDQTERTPLRRSETGRWDGIAGVALALVGVGVVARQPGLVLTGAVGVGYAVYARIGEAPEATIEVERTVSDDTPAPGDDVVVTVRAHNVGDAALPDLRLVDGVPPGLEVVDGPARIGTALRPGATAVFEYTVRASRGEHEWEPMRGITRDAAGSQERTTELAAPTRIVCTPELSAGGDLPLRGLTTKYHGRVPTDVGGAGVEFHATREYRRGDPVKRIDWNRRARTGELATLELREERAATVVLLIDARESAYAASEPDADTAVEASVEAAGQAFTALLDGGDRVGIATLGPRDCWLSPGAGTAHAARGRETLATDPALAPTPVEGGFYQSLWFRRFRRRLPADAQVLFFTPLLDDSAASLARRIDAHGHLVTVLSPDVTAGDTPGTRLVAFERRERLRELRGAGIRTTEWGDRSFPVAVARATGRWSR